Part of the Janibacter alkaliphilus genome is shown below.
CATCCCCCCTGTGGGCGAACACCCAGTTGTTGTGGTATCGAAAGTCAGTGGCCCAAGAGGCAGGTCTGGACATGAGCCGACCGGTCACCTGGGATCAACTTATTGATGCCGCGGCCAAGGTGGACACCGACATCGGCGTACAGGCGTCGCTGTACGAGGGCTACACCGTGTGGATCAACGCCATGATCGAGGGAGCTGGCGGCCAAATCGTGCAGAATCCGGGTGCAGACGCGGCCGACCTGACCTTCGGCCTGGAGTCGCCCGAAGGCAAGGAAGCCGCAGCCGTAATTGAGTCCTTCGTTGACCAGAACGTCGGTGGCCCGGCCCTGGGCTCGACGGATGAGACGACGACTCTAGACGGCTTCCGTCTGGAGACGAGTAGTTTCATGGTCAACTGGATCTACGTCTACTCGTCACTGAAAGATGCTGACCCAGCGGTCTTCGACGACCTCGGATGGGCCCGCTACCCCCGGACCGTCGAGGGTGAGGAGTCCAAGCCGCCGCTGGGCGGCATCGAAATGGGCGTCAACCAGGCCTCCGAGAATAAGGACGCGTCATGGGAGGCAGTTCAGTGCCTTACCTCGCAGGAGAGCCAGAAGGCCTACATGCTCGGCAGTGGCAACCCCGCCGCCCGCAAGGCCGTCTACGACGACCCGGAGGTCCGCGAGCAGTTCCCGATGGCCGACCTCATCCGTGAGTCCCTG
Proteins encoded:
- a CDS encoding extracellular solute-binding protein, whose amino-acid sequence is MTGRRGRRTATLAAVVTGAGLVLAACGGSADTSDDSSTLTWYINPDAGGADPNGGGQAQLARECSEASGGAYEIRVELLPNSATDQRQQLLRRLAANDKGVDLMSMDPVFVAEFAEAGFLDEVPSELTEEFTADAVSAAVESAGWKGQLYASPLWANTQLLWYRKSVAQEAGLDMSRPVTWDQLIDAAAKVDTDIGVQASLYEGYTVWINAMIEGAGGQIVQNPGADAADLTFGLESPEGKEAAAVIESFVDQNVGGPALGSTDETTTLDGFRLETSSFMVNWIYVYSSLKDADPAVFDDLGWARYPRTVEGEESKPPLGGIEMGVNQASENKDASWEAVQCLTSQESQKAYMLGSGNPAARKAVYDDPEVREQFPMADLIRESLDAGAPRPLTQYYGDVSSGIQREYSPPGSVDPDTTPQRTTRLLQDVLNGDALL